The Streptomyces sp. JB150 genomic interval ACGAGGCGTGCCGCGCCCTGGACGAGATCCGGCTGGCGCCGTCGGCGGACCGTCTGGACTTCGGGCTGGTGCCGCAGGGGTCGGCCCCCCAGCCGAAGACCGTGACCCTGAGCGGCCCGCCGCTGGCGCGGCACTGCGTGGCCCAGCCCAGCCAGTCATGGCTGCGGGTGGATCCCACCGGCAGCGGCCTGGAGGTTCGCGTCGAGACGGCTGCCGAGGGCCATCTGTCCGGCGACATCAGGCTCAAGGGGGTGGCACACGAGGCGGTGATCCACGTGGAGGCGGTGGTGGGCCCCGCGTACGAGCCCGCACCGTCGGCGTCCTCCGGCTCCCCCTCCTCCCCCGGCCAGGCATCGTCCGGGAACGAACCCGAGCCGCCTCCGCACCAGCGGGAGATGGCGATCATCGGCCCCGGGTTGTCCCCGCACCCGTCACAGCCCCCGCAGTCTCCGCCGCCGCGGCCCACGACGTCACCGGCCGACGAGGGAACCGGTACGCCAGCCAGGTCTCGCTGGGCGGCCCCGGCCCTCGCTGCCGCGGCCCTCGCCCTCGCCGGCACGGCAGTCGTCACGCTCGCCGTCGCCATCCGGGCGGGCGTGGCGGCAGTCGTGGACCGAAGCGGCAAGGGCCTGTTCGGCAACGTCGAGGACAGCGTCCGCGAGCACGCGGCCCTCCCGCCGCTCACGGCATCCCTGATCATCGCCGCCGTGGCGCTGATCGCCGGCGCACTGGCGCGGCACGACCTGAGCGCACGGCACGAGCGCTACTCGAGGCGCGCGGAGAGCTGGGTCCGCGCCCTGACCGCGTTCGCGAAAGGCCTGGCGGTCCCCGCACTGATCCTGGCCGTCCTCACGGGCATCGCCTACCTGGTGGGCAGCCGCTACTGGTGACCGCCCGGCAGCGGCCGGCACGGCGACCGGCGAGGCGGCCGCACCACACGGCCGCCCCCGTTCCGGCTGGGCTGCGCGGGATCAGTTGTGGCTGTGCAGGATCTCGTTCAGGCCGCCCCACTCCGCGTTGTTCGGGCGGGCCTCGACCGTGCCCGTGACCGAGTTGCGGCGGAAGAGGATGTTGGAGGCGCCGGAGAGTTCGCGGGCCTTGACGATCTGGCCGTCGGGGAGGGTGACCCGGGTGCCGGCCGTGAGGTAGAGGCCGGCCTCGACGACGCAGTCGTCGCCGAGGGCGATGCCGATGCCCGCCTCGGCGCCGATGAGGGAGCGCTCGCCGATGGCGACGCGCTCCTTGCCGCCGCCGGACAGGGTGCCCATGGTGGAGGCGCCGCCGCCGATGTCCGAGCCGTCGCCGACCACGACGCCCTGGGAGATGCGGCCCTCGACCATGGAGGTGCCGAGGGTGCCGGCGTTGAAGTTGACGAAGCCCTCGTGCATGACGGTGGTGCCGGAGGCCAGGTGGGCGCCGAGGCGGACGCGGTCGGCGTCGGCGATGCGGACGCCCGCGGGAGCGACGTAGTCCGTCATGCGCGGGAACTTGTCCACGCCGAACACGCTGAGGTGCAGACCGCGCGCGCGGGCGGCCAGGCGGACCGTCTCCAGGGTGTCGACGGCGACCGGGCCGAGCGACGTCCAGGCGACGTTGGCCAGCAGGCCGAAGATGCCGTCGAGGTTCGGCTCGTTCGGCTTGACCAGGCGGTGCGAGAGCAGGTGGAGGCGCAGGTACGCGTCGTGGGTGTCGAGCGGCTTGTCGTCCAGGGACGAGATGACCGTGCGGACCGCCACGATCTCCACGCCGCGCACCTCGTCCTTGCCGAGGGCCGCGACCCCGTGCTCGCCGAGCAGCTCGGCGGTGCGGTCGGCGTCCAGGCGCTCGGTGCCGGCCGGGCCGGGCTCGGCGGCGAGCTCGGGCGCGGGGAACCAGGTGTCGAGAACGGTGCCGTCGGCGGCGATCGTGGCGAGGCCGGCGGCCACGGCGCCGGTGGTGCGGGGAGCAGTCGTGTCGGTCATGAGGGAAACCTAACGCGGCCCCGCCCGGCCGTGCGAACCGGCCCGGCCTCCGTCTCACGTGCCGGGCCGTCCCCCGCGTGGTTCGCCCCTCAGTGCGCCCCGCCCGTGTTCAGCACCACCACCCCGACGATGATCAGCGCGATCCCGGCCGCCTTGGTCACCGTCATGCCCTCCCCGAGGAAGACGACCCCGCTGGTGGCGATCGCCGCGGTTCCCACCCCGGACCAGCTGGCGTACGCCGTCCCGACCGACACCGTCTTCAGCGTCTGGGCCAGCAGCGCGAACGACACCACGTAGCCCAGCAGCGTCAGCAGCGACGGCCCCAGCCTGCTGAAACCGTCGCTGTACTTCATGGCGGTCGTCGCGGCCACCTCGGCGGCGATGGCTCCGGCGAGCAGCAGGTATCCCATGCGGGCGAGCCTGGCCACGGGCGGGCGCAGCACGGTGGCCCCCGGCGAGTACGCCGGGGGCCACCGTGAACAGCCGTATGCGGCGCGCGTCAGACGTTGAACCCCAGCGCCCGCAGCTGCTCGCGCCCGTCGTCCGTGATCTTGTCCGGGCCCCACGGCGGCATCCAGACCCAGTTGATGCGCAGCTCGCTGACGAGGCCGTCCGTGGCGGACTTGGCCTGGTCCTCGATGACGTCGGTCAGCGGGCAGGCCGCCGAGGTCAGGGTCATGTCGACGGTGGCCACGTTCGAGTCGTCGATGTGGATGCCGTAGATCAGGCCGAGGTTGACGACGTCGATGCCCAGTTCGGGGTCGACGACGTCCATCAGGGCCTCGCGGAGTTCCTCCTCCGAGGCCGGCTTCATCTCCACGGTCTCGCTCATGCCGTCTTCCTTTCGGCGTCGGCGCCCAGCGCCTGGGCCGTCGCGTCCTTCCACGCCATCCAGCTGAGGAGGGCGCACTTCACCCGGGCCGGGTACTTGGAGACGCCGGCGAACGCGACCGCGTCCTCCAGCACCTCCTCCATCGCGTCGTCGGGCTCGACCTTCCCCTTGGACTGCATCAGCTCCAGGAAGGTCTCCTGGATCCGCCGCGCCTCGGAGAGGTCCTTGCCGACCAGCAGTTCGTTCAGCACGGAGGCCGAGGCCTGGCTGATCGAGCAGCCCTGGCCCTCGTACGAGACGTCGCTGATGGTGGTGCCGTCGTACTTCACGCGCAGCGTGATCTCGTCACCGCACGTGGGGTTCACGTGGTGCACCTCGGCGTCGCCATCCCGCAAGCCCCGCCCGTGCGGGTTCTTGTAGTGGTCCAGGATGACGTCCTGGTACATGGAGTCCAGTTTCACCTGTCAGCACGCCCCTCAGCCGAAGAAGTTCCGTACGTGCTCCAGGCCGTCCACCAGAGCGTCGATCTCGGCCGGCGTGGAGTACAGATAGAACGACGCTCGCGTGGTCGCGGGAATTCCGTAGCGGAGGCAGACCGGGCGGGCGCAGTGGTGACCGACCCGGACGGCGATGCCCTGCTCGTCGAGGACCTGGCCCACGTCGTGCGGGTGGATGTCGCCGAGCGTGAAGGAGATGGCCGCGCCGCGGTCCTCGGCCGTGGCCGGGCCGATGATCCGCAGGTCGGGGACCTCCGTCAGGCGCTGGACGGCGTACTCCGTCAGCGCGTGCTCATGGGCGAGGATCTTGTCCATCCCGATCGAGTTCAGGTAGTCGATCGCCGCCCCGAGGCCGACCGCCTGCGCGATCGGCGGGGTGCCCGCCTCGAACTTGTGCGGGGCGGGGGCGTACGTCGACGAGTGCATCGACACCGTCTCGATCATCTCGCCGCCGCCGAGGAAGGGGGGAAGGTCCTCCAGCAGCTCCTGGCGGCCCCAGAGGACGCCGATGCCGGTCGGGCCGCACATCTTGTGGCCGGTGAAGGCCACGAAGTCGGCCTGCAGGGCCTGGACGTCCAGCGGCATGTGCGGGGCGGCCTGGGAGGCGTCGACGCAGACCAGCGCGCCGACTTCCTGGGCGCGGCGCACGATCGCCTCGACCGGGTTGAGGGTGCCGAGGATGTTCGACACCAGCACGAAGGAGACGATCTTCGTCTTCTCCGTGATGATCTCGTCGATGTTCGACAGGTCGAGGCGGCCGTCGTCGGTGAGGCCGAACCACTTCAGCTTCGCGCCCGTGCGCTGCGCGAGCAGCTGCCACGGCACGATGTTGGAGTGGTGCTCCATCTCCGTGATGACGATCTCGGTGTCCGCGTCCACCCGGTAGGGCTCGTCGGCCCAGCCGAGCATGTTGGCCACGAGGTTCAGCGACTCCGAGGCGTTCTTGGTGAAGATCACCTCGTTGCGGCTGGGCGCGTTGATGAACGCGGCGACCTTGTCGCGCGCGCCCTCGTACAGCGCCGTGGCCTCCTCGGCCAGCACATGCACGCCGCGGTGCACGTTGGCGTTGTGCTGTTCGTAGTACTCATCGAGGACGTCGATGACCTGGCGCGGGGTCTGGGAGGTCGCCGCGTTGTCCAGGTACACGAGCTTCTTGCCGTCGTGCAGCACCCGGTCGAGGATCGGGAAGTCCTTGCGGATCGCCTCGGTGTCGAGGAGGCCCGGCAGCTGTGTCACGCGGATGCGCCACCCTTCGTGTAAGCCTCGTAGCCCTCGTTCTCCAGCTTGTCGGCGAGCTCGGCGCCGCCGGACTCGACGATGCGGCCGCCGGAGAAGACGTGGACGAAGTCGGGCTTGATGTAGCGCAGGATGCGCGTGTAGTGCGTGATCAGCAGGGTGCCGACCTCGCCGGTCTCGCGGACGCGGTTCACGCCCTCGGAGACGATGCGCAGCGCGTCGACGTCCAGGCCGGAGTCGGTCTCGTCGAGGATCGCGACCTTCGGCCTCAGCAGCTCCAGCTGGAGGATCTCGTGGCGCTTCTTCTCACCGCCGGAGAAGCCCTCGTTGACGTTGCGCTCGGCGAAGGACGGGTCCATGTTGAGGCGCTCCATGGCCTCCTTGACCTCCTTCACCCAGGTGCGCAGCTTGGGGGCCTCGCCGCGGATGGCGGTGGCGGAGGTGCGCAGGAAGTTGGAGACCGAGACGCCGGGGACCTCGACCGGGTACTGCATCGCCAGGAACAGGCCCGCGCGGGCACGCTCGTCGACGGACATCTCCAGGACGTCCTCGCCGTCCAGGGTGACGGTGCCGCCGGTGATCGTGTACTTCGGGTGACCCGCGAGGGAGTACGCGAGCGTCGACTTGCCCGAGCCGTTGGGGCCCATGATGGCGTGCGTCTCGCCCTGCTTCACGGTGAGGTCGACGCCCTTGAGGATTTCCTTCGTGGCGTTGTCGGCCTCGACGGTGACGTGCAGGTCTCGGATTTCAAGCGTTGCCATGGGTGCCTCAGGACTCCTGGGTGAGGGAGACGAGCACGTCGTCCCCTTCGATCTTTACGGGGTATACGGGGACGGGGCGCGTCGCGGGAAGGCCGGACGGCTTGCCGGTGCGGAGGTCGAACGCGGAGCCGTGCAGCCAGCACTCGATCTGGCAGTCCTCCACCTCGCCCTCGGAGAGCGAGACGTTCGCGTGGGAGCAGATGTCGTGGATCGCGAACACCTCCCCCTCGGTACGGACGACCGAGACCGGCGTGCCGTCGAGTTCCACCCGCTTCGGGGTGTCCTCCTCCAGCTCGCTCAGCCCGCAGGCGCGTACGAACGTCATGCGACCGACGCCTCCAGCTCCTCTTCGATCTTCGCGAGCAGACGCTCCTCGATGTCCGCGACGCCGATCTGCTGGACCAGCTCGGCGAAGAAGCCGCGGACGACGAGGCGGCGGGCCTCGTGCTCCGGGATACCGCGGGCCATCAGGTAGAAGAGCTGCTCGTCGTCGAAGCGGCCGGTGGCGGAGGCGTGCCCGGCGCCGACGATCTCGCCGGTCTCGATCTCCAGGTTCGGCACCGAGTCGACGCGCGCGCCGTCCGTGAGGACGAGGTTGCGGTTCATCTCGTAGGTGTCCGTGCCCTCGGCCGCGGCCTCGATCAGGACGTCGCCGATCCACACGGCGTGCGCCTCGTCGCCCTGCAGCGCGCC includes:
- the sufC gene encoding Fe-S cluster assembly ATPase SufC, which encodes MATLEIRDLHVTVEADNATKEILKGVDLTVKQGETHAIMGPNGSGKSTLAYSLAGHPKYTITGGTVTLDGEDVLEMSVDERARAGLFLAMQYPVEVPGVSVSNFLRTSATAIRGEAPKLRTWVKEVKEAMERLNMDPSFAERNVNEGFSGGEKKRHEILQLELLRPKVAILDETDSGLDVDALRIVSEGVNRVRETGEVGTLLITHYTRILRYIKPDFVHVFSGGRIVESGGAELADKLENEGYEAYTKGGASA
- a CDS encoding cysteine desulfurase; translation: MTQLPGLLDTEAIRKDFPILDRVLHDGKKLVYLDNAATSQTPRQVIDVLDEYYEQHNANVHRGVHVLAEEATALYEGARDKVAAFINAPSRNEVIFTKNASESLNLVANMLGWADEPYRVDADTEIVITEMEHHSNIVPWQLLAQRTGAKLKWFGLTDDGRLDLSNIDEIITEKTKIVSFVLVSNILGTLNPVEAIVRRAQEVGALVCVDASQAAPHMPLDVQALQADFVAFTGHKMCGPTGIGVLWGRQELLEDLPPFLGGGEMIETVSMHSSTYAPAPHKFEAGTPPIAQAVGLGAAIDYLNSIGMDKILAHEHALTEYAVQRLTEVPDLRIIGPATAEDRGAAISFTLGDIHPHDVGQVLDEQGIAVRVGHHCARPVCLRYGIPATTRASFYLYSTPAEIDALVDGLEHVRNFFG
- a CDS encoding non-heme iron oxygenase ferredoxin subunit, which gives rise to MTFVRACGLSELEEDTPKRVELDGTPVSVVRTEGEVFAIHDICSHANVSLSEGEVEDCQIECWLHGSAFDLRTGKPSGLPATRPVPVYPVKIEGDDVLVSLTQES
- a CDS encoding multidrug efflux SMR transporter encodes the protein MGYLLLAGAIAAEVAATTAMKYSDGFSRLGPSLLTLLGYVVSFALLAQTLKTVSVGTAYASWSGVGTAAIATSGVVFLGEGMTVTKAAGIALIIVGVVVLNTGGAH
- the dapD gene encoding 2,3,4,5-tetrahydropyridine-2,6-dicarboxylate N-succinyltransferase, whose protein sequence is MTDTTAPRTTGAVAAGLATIAADGTVLDTWFPAPELAAEPGPAGTERLDADRTAELLGEHGVAALGKDEVRGVEIVAVRTVISSLDDKPLDTHDAYLRLHLLSHRLVKPNEPNLDGIFGLLANVAWTSLGPVAVDTLETVRLAARARGLHLSVFGVDKFPRMTDYVAPAGVRIADADRVRLGAHLASGTTVMHEGFVNFNAGTLGTSMVEGRISQGVVVGDGSDIGGGASTMGTLSGGGKERVAIGERSLIGAEAGIGIALGDDCVVEAGLYLTAGTRVTLPDGQIVKARELSGASNILFRRNSVTGTVEARPNNAEWGGLNEILHSHN
- the sufU gene encoding Fe-S cluster assembly sulfur transfer protein SufU → MKLDSMYQDVILDHYKNPHGRGLRDGDAEVHHVNPTCGDEITLRVKYDGTTISDVSYEGQGCSISQASASVLNELLVGKDLSEARRIQETFLELMQSKGKVEPDDAMEEVLEDAVAFAGVSKYPARVKCALLSWMAWKDATAQALGADAERKTA
- a CDS encoding metal-sulfur cluster assembly factor — translated: MSETVEMKPASEEELREALMDVVDPELGIDVVNLGLIYGIHIDDSNVATVDMTLTSAACPLTDVIEDQAKSATDGLVSELRINWVWMPPWGPDKITDDGREQLRALGFNV